A genomic region of Jaculus jaculus isolate mJacJac1 chromosome 10, mJacJac1.mat.Y.cur, whole genome shotgun sequence contains the following coding sequences:
- the Smkr1 gene encoding small lysine-rich protein 1, translating to MTMPPKGNKGKGQGKPHGKKKQRPEVDILSPAAMLNLYYIAHNVADCLYLRGFTWPGAPKGKKGKSKT from the coding sequence CCACCGAAGGGGAATAAAGGAAAAGGCCAGGGCAAACCTCACGGGAAgaagaagcagagaccagaggtgGACATCCTCAGCCCTGCCGCCATGCTCAACCTCTACTACATCGCCCACAACGTGGCCGACTGCCTGTACCTGAGGGGCTTTACCTGGCCTGGCGCTcccaaagggaagaagggaaaaagcAAGACCTAG